One Ostrea edulis chromosome 2, xbOstEdul1.1, whole genome shotgun sequence genomic region harbors:
- the LOC125682065 gene encoding photoreceptor-specific nuclear receptor-like isoform X1, with protein MNPVLSPGMIRDSDQQDRKPEILCFVCGDKASGKHYGVQSCDGCRGFFKRSIRRSLEYVCKENGNCVVDVARRNQCQACRFRKCLEMKMNRDAVQHERAPRCYQYKRDNPEHYSEPLKKSAPFPHHIGDLFERQRCYTYNQIPNYGMNIGYHPEYTVPRYSPYIPTLPVPIPDQRRNYFLSANITNGNIDIGLRPHQDISDGGSSSVSSTNSSINGGDKSISRSPSPSVDSTQSSGSPQRDTSPAPRVIKHEKDTDIKSGVEMSSPVSSSTSVADEKTQRTPPKMALLLTSGIDQNTPIVPPQFTDKPTDNPLYTSPSNQECMFETTAKLLFMSVKWARSIPSFLQLLFRDQAILLEESWCELFVLSAAQWSLNIDIGYLLSANGYTLDGPHMEKTSLMSVQLRQVQDIIYRLNNIRVDSTEYACLKALLLFKPDVKGLRDPLQVETLQDQAQMMLYDYVTNQKLAKTRFGRLLLQLPALRNVSSRAMEEIFFRRTIGNIPIERILCDMFKSS; from the exons ATGAATCCGGTCCTGTCGCCTGGAATGATCAGAG ATTCCGATCAACAAGACAGAAAACCGGaaattctttgttttgtttgtggTGACAAAGCTTCTGGGAAGCATTATGGCGTCCAAAGCTGCGATGGTTGTCGAGGGTTCTTCAAGCGCAGCATCCGCCGGAGTTTGGAGTATGTCTGCAAGGAAAACGGAAATTGCGTGGTAGATGTAGCGCGTAGAAACCAATGTCAAGCATGTAGGTTCCGGAAGTGTCTAGAAATGAAGATGAACCGAGATg CCGTGCAGCACGAGCGGGCTCCCCGATGTTACCAATACAAGAGAGACAACCCTGAACACTACAGCGAACCCTTAAAGAAATCTGCCCCATTCCCTCACCACATCGGAGACTTGTTCGAGCGACAGAG ATGCTATACATACAATCAGATTCCAAATTATGGTATGAACATCGGTTACCACCCAGAATACACCGTCCCTAGATACTCCCCATACATCCCCACCCTCCCAGTCCCCATACCAGATCAAAGACGGAACTACTTTCTGTCGGCAAACATCACTAACGGCAATATTGACATCGGACTCCGACCACACCAGGATATCAGTGACGGAGGGAGTAGCAGCGTATCCTCTACCAACTCTTCAATTAACGGGGGAGATAAAAGTATAAGCCGTTCACCGTCTCCCTCCGTAGACTCCACCCAGAGTAGTGGGTCACCGCAGCGTGATACCAGTCCTGCTCCACGTGTCATTAAGCACGAAAAAG ATACGGACATCAAATCGGGGGTAGAAATGTCTTCCCCAGTAAGTTCTAGTACTTCAGTAGCTGACGAAAAAACTCAGCGTACCCCACCCAAAATGGCGCTGCTTCTCACAAGTGGCATCGACCAGAACACACCCATAGTGCCGCCCCAGTTCACAGACAAACCCACGGACAATCCTCTCTACACCAGTCCCTCTAACCAGGAGTGTATGTTTGAGACCACCGCCAAACTCCTGTTTATGTCAGTCAAATGGGCGAGAAGCATTCCTTCTTTTCTCCAACTGCTATTCAGAGATCAGGCCATTCTTTTGGAGGAGTCGTGGTGCGAATTGTTTGTCCTCAGTGCTGCTCAATGGTCACTTAACATTGATATCG GTTACCTGTTGAGTGCTAACGGATACACATTAGATGGCCCCCACATGGAAAAAACGTCACTGATGTCTGTGCAGTTAAGGCAGGTTCAGGACATCATTTACCGCCTGAACAATATCCGGGTCGATTCAACAGAGTACGCATGTCTCAAAGCTTTACTTTTGTTTAAGCCAG ATGTTAAAGGCCTACGTGATCCGTTACAAGTGGAAACATTACAGGACCAAGCGCAGATGATGCTCTACGATTACGTCACGAACCAAAAACTTGCTAAAACCAGGTTCGGAAGACTACTTTTACAACTTCCCGCTCTGCGCAATGTAAGTTCGCGCGCAATGGAGGAAATCTTCTTCCGGAGAACAATTGGTAACATTCCGATAGAAAGAATTCTCTGTGACATGTTCAAGTCAAGTTAA
- the LOC125682065 gene encoding nuclear receptor subfamily 2 group E member 1-like isoform X2 encodes MNPVLSPGMIRDSDQQDRKPEILCFVCGDKASGKHYGVQSCDGCRGFFKRSIRRSLEYVCKENGNCVVDVARRNQCQACRFRKCLEMKMNRDAVQHERAPRCYQYKRDNPEHYSEPLKKSAPFPHHIGDLFERQRCYTYNQIPNYGMNIGYHPEYTVPRYSPYIPTLPVPIPDQRRNYFLSANITNGNIDIGLRPHQDISDGGSSSVSSTNSSINGGDKSISRSPSPSVDSTQSSGSPQRDTSPAPRVIKHEKDTDIKSGVEMSSPVSSSTSVADEKTQRTPPKMALLLTSGIDQNTPIVPPQFTDKPTDNPLYTSPSNQECMFETTAKLLFMSVKWARSIPSFLQLLFRDQAILLEESWCELFVLSAAQWSLNIDIGYLLSANGYTLDGPHMEKTSLMSVQLRQVQDIIYRLNNIRVDSTEC; translated from the exons ATGAATCCGGTCCTGTCGCCTGGAATGATCAGAG ATTCCGATCAACAAGACAGAAAACCGGaaattctttgttttgtttgtggTGACAAAGCTTCTGGGAAGCATTATGGCGTCCAAAGCTGCGATGGTTGTCGAGGGTTCTTCAAGCGCAGCATCCGCCGGAGTTTGGAGTATGTCTGCAAGGAAAACGGAAATTGCGTGGTAGATGTAGCGCGTAGAAACCAATGTCAAGCATGTAGGTTCCGGAAGTGTCTAGAAATGAAGATGAACCGAGATg CCGTGCAGCACGAGCGGGCTCCCCGATGTTACCAATACAAGAGAGACAACCCTGAACACTACAGCGAACCCTTAAAGAAATCTGCCCCATTCCCTCACCACATCGGAGACTTGTTCGAGCGACAGAG ATGCTATACATACAATCAGATTCCAAATTATGGTATGAACATCGGTTACCACCCAGAATACACCGTCCCTAGATACTCCCCATACATCCCCACCCTCCCAGTCCCCATACCAGATCAAAGACGGAACTACTTTCTGTCGGCAAACATCACTAACGGCAATATTGACATCGGACTCCGACCACACCAGGATATCAGTGACGGAGGGAGTAGCAGCGTATCCTCTACCAACTCTTCAATTAACGGGGGAGATAAAAGTATAAGCCGTTCACCGTCTCCCTCCGTAGACTCCACCCAGAGTAGTGGGTCACCGCAGCGTGATACCAGTCCTGCTCCACGTGTCATTAAGCACGAAAAAG ATACGGACATCAAATCGGGGGTAGAAATGTCTTCCCCAGTAAGTTCTAGTACTTCAGTAGCTGACGAAAAAACTCAGCGTACCCCACCCAAAATGGCGCTGCTTCTCACAAGTGGCATCGACCAGAACACACCCATAGTGCCGCCCCAGTTCACAGACAAACCCACGGACAATCCTCTCTACACCAGTCCCTCTAACCAGGAGTGTATGTTTGAGACCACCGCCAAACTCCTGTTTATGTCAGTCAAATGGGCGAGAAGCATTCCTTCTTTTCTCCAACTGCTATTCAGAGATCAGGCCATTCTTTTGGAGGAGTCGTGGTGCGAATTGTTTGTCCTCAGTGCTGCTCAATGGTCACTTAACATTGATATCG GTTACCTGTTGAGTGCTAACGGATACACATTAGATGGCCCCCACATGGAAAAAACGTCACTGATGTCTGTGCAGTTAAGGCAGGTTCAGGACATCATTTACCGCCTGAACAATATCCGGGTCGATTCAACAGA ATGTTAA
- the LOC125680821 gene encoding uncharacterized protein LOC125680821, translating to MAATSGGSHLGGSNNLFKDRKYCRENTVVVNVRDNSLIKPEGIIQFVNENCGLGSLYACVPKSGNLYELTLDGKAPTQYLLEGIRLGNDLFECREVVQTSLIVSFLHLPAYIDDGEIEQTLTSMGVELLSPINRRFYPGTTIADGTRYVKVKLPPHMPSFPCTVKFQKEYHRCIHNGQMKVCSLCYVSDHLFRACPKFVCFKCKQQGHYARACKNHLCEQCGEWTFKCQCCMSDHSSEENNELEVSEVEKEDVLEGNTKMETEEANEGVQHENENIDESLICAETKQKKHTETTENQIIVNKNDQVNMSTNKNAPKDGENEIQERELNEASQDCENMIQGRSESDSNVGTDSENEIIIVEGKAKRKKKLKKKRNAKKNK from the exons ATGGCAGCCACGTCGGGTGGCAGCCATCTTGGCGGAtctaacaatttattcaaaGACAGAAAGTACTGTCGTGAGAACACTGTGGTTGTAAATGTTAGAGACAATTCTCTCATCAAACCCGAGGGAATAATACAATTCGTCAATGAGAACTGTGGTTTGGGGTCTCTTTATGCATGTGTGCCTAAATCAGGTAATTTGTATGAACTTACTCTTGATGGAAAAGCACCAACACAATATTTGCTGGAAGGAATAAGACTTGGCAATGATTTGTTTGAATGTCGTGAAGTTGTACAGACTTCACTGATTGTTAGTTTTTTACACCTTCCTGCTTACATAGATGATGGAGagattgaacaaactttaacATCAATGGGTGTTGAATTGCTGTCACCtattaacag ACGATTTTATCCTGGAACTACAATTGCTGACGGAACAAGGTACGTTAAGGTGAAACTACCTCCTCATATGCCCTCTTTTCCATGCACTGTGAAATTTCAAAAGGAGTATCATAGGTGTATTCATAACGGTCAAATGAAAGTGTGTTCGCTGTGTTACGTGAGTGATCATTTATTTAGAGCATGTCCAAAATTTGTGTGCTTCAAGTGTAAGCAGCAAGGTCACTACGCGAGGGCCTGTAAAAATCACTTGTGTGAGCAGTGTGGTGAATGGACATTTAAATGCCAGTGTTGCATGAGTGATCACAGTTCTGAAGAAAACAATGAATTGGAAGTGTCTGAGGTGGAGAAAGAGGACGTGTTGGAGGGTAACACAAAGATGGAAACAGAAGAGGCGAACGAAGGGGTGCAACATGAGAACGAAAATATAGACGAATCACTTATTTGTGcggaaacaaaacaaaagaaacatactGAGACGACagaaaatcaaattattgtGAATAAAAACGATCAAGTGAATATGTCTACTAATAAAAATGCCCCTAAGGATGGTGAAAACGAAATTCAAGAGCGGGAATTGAATGAAGCCTCTCAAGATTGTGAAAACATGATTCAAGGGCGGAGTGAGAGTGACTCTAATGTAGGAACAGATTCGGAAAATGAAATCATCATCGTAGAGGGGAAAgccaaaagaaaaaagaaattgaagaagaagagaaacgcaaaaaagaataaatga